In a single window of the Microbacterium sp. SL75 genome:
- a CDS encoding GlsB/YeaQ/YmgE family stress response membrane protein, which yields MGFFGFLLLGLIAGAIAKLILPGKQGGGWFITLLLGVVGALLGGFLGGLLFNAPLQDFFSIQTWLLAIGGSIIVLLIYGLIVGRRAAR from the coding sequence ATGGGATTCTTCGGATTTCTTCTCCTCGGCCTCATCGCCGGCGCCATCGCCAAGCTGATCCTCCCCGGCAAGCAGGGTGGCGGCTGGTTCATCACGCTGCTGCTCGGCGTCGTGGGCGCTCTGCTCGGCGGGTTCCTGGGTGGTCTGCTCTTCAACGCTCCGCTGCAGGACTTCTTCTCGATCCAGACGTGGCTGCTCGCGATCGGTGGTTCGATCATCGTTCTGCTCATCTACGGCCTCATCGTGGGTCGTCGCGCCGCGCGCTAA
- a CDS encoding endonuclease/exonuclease/phosphatase family protein: protein MPKHRRFPFLLALAGGSVAAFVVVWPQGVGIHRLPLVANAISLRALLALGFGVAALLVAGVAVWRRRWGVAAALSIALAMASVGNGAVLLARGGGAPVQPGELTIAAWNTYGGSVTPETIARMVRETGADVVSLPETDAVAAAEVAGILDREGISMAHDTVAAAPDGEVIPTSILISRALGEYELDADAGSTVGLPSGVWRSVDGSGPILVAAHPMPPLPGVTDRWELGLGWIADRCTDSDVIVAGDLNSTVDHFAGLGVDGATIGGCRDAAAEAGSAAAGTWPVRLPVGLAAPIDHVLVGSAWRVNGFAVLDGFDDAGTDHRPIVATLTPQ from the coding sequence ATGCCGAAACACCGCCGCTTCCCTTTCCTCCTCGCTCTCGCGGGGGGATCGGTGGCGGCGTTTGTCGTGGTGTGGCCGCAGGGGGTCGGCATCCATCGCCTGCCTCTCGTGGCCAACGCGATCTCGCTGCGCGCATTGCTCGCTCTGGGCTTCGGGGTCGCCGCCCTGCTGGTCGCAGGCGTCGCGGTCTGGCGTCGGCGATGGGGAGTGGCCGCCGCCCTCTCGATCGCGCTCGCCATGGCGTCCGTGGGCAACGGGGCGGTGCTGCTCGCTCGCGGCGGGGGAGCGCCCGTGCAGCCGGGTGAGCTCACGATCGCCGCCTGGAACACGTACGGCGGTTCGGTCACGCCCGAGACCATCGCCCGGATGGTTCGGGAGACCGGTGCCGACGTCGTCAGCCTCCCCGAGACCGATGCGGTCGCGGCGGCCGAGGTAGCCGGCATCCTGGATCGCGAGGGCATCTCGATGGCGCACGACACGGTCGCGGCGGCACCGGACGGCGAGGTCATCCCCACCTCGATTCTGATCTCCCGCGCTCTCGGTGAGTACGAGCTCGACGCCGACGCGGGTTCCACTGTCGGCCTGCCGAGCGGGGTGTGGAGGTCGGTCGACGGCTCGGGTCCGATCCTCGTCGCGGCCCACCCCATGCCACCCCTGCCGGGCGTCACCGATCGCTGGGAGCTCGGCCTCGGATGGATCGCGGACAGGTGCACCGACAGCGACGTCATCGTCGCGGGCGATCTCAACTCCACGGTCGATCATTTCGCCGGTCTCGGCGTTGACGGGGCGACGATCGGCGGATGCCGTGATGCCGCCGCCGAAGCGGGTTCGGCCGCCGCGGGAACCTGGCCCGTGCGGCTGCCCGTCGGCCTCGCCGCGCCGATCGATCATGTGCTGGTCGGCTCGGCGTGGAGGGTGAACGGCTTCGCCGTCCTCGACGGTTTCGACGACGCGGGCACTGATCACCGCCCCATCGTCGCGACGCTCACGCCGCAGTGA
- a CDS encoding response regulator translates to MTTAGNDIRVLIVDDNRTVRRGIRLRLENATGIRVAGEASNGRDAVVLAHAERADVVLMDLHMPGMNGIEATRLITADEQGGCRVILLTSEVSDAFVVDAIEAGASGYLLKGHDSDQLLPVIRGAAAGTATISPRVAPRLIRELREARSAPAEPEQVALLTAAERRVVGLLSSGVTSTDDIAKRLSVSVNTVRSQTASALRKLDLDDRTQLALWGVRNGLPRPRS, encoded by the coding sequence GTGACGACGGCCGGCAACGACATCCGGGTCCTGATCGTCGACGACAACCGCACCGTGCGCCGCGGCATCCGGCTCCGGCTCGAGAACGCCACGGGCATTCGCGTCGCGGGCGAGGCATCCAACGGCCGCGACGCCGTGGTGCTCGCCCACGCGGAGCGCGCCGATGTCGTGCTCATGGACCTGCACATGCCCGGCATGAACGGAATCGAGGCCACGCGCCTGATCACGGCGGACGAGCAGGGCGGATGCCGCGTGATCCTGCTCACGAGCGAGGTCTCCGACGCGTTCGTCGTCGACGCCATCGAGGCCGGCGCGAGCGGCTACCTGCTGAAGGGGCACGACAGCGATCAGCTGCTGCCGGTCATCCGCGGGGCGGCGGCCGGAACGGCCACGATCTCTCCCCGCGTCGCCCCGAGACTGATCCGCGAACTGCGCGAAGCGCGCAGCGCTCCCGCCGAGCCGGAGCAGGTGGCTCTGCTGACGGCCGCGGAACGCAGGGTCGTGGGGTTGCTCAGCAGCGGAGTCACCTCGACCGACGACATCGCGAAGAGACTGAGCGTCTCAGTGAACACGGTCCGCAGTCAGACCGCCTCGGCGCTGCGCAAGCTGGATCTCGACGACCGCACACAGCTCGCCCTCTGGGGAGTGCGCAACGGGCTTCCACGCCCCCGGTCGTAG
- a CDS encoding sensor histidine kinase — MPTSDEDSNPRMVDAESFTRVLNRPRAMVAFVAIVFLVTVVQALSDPLSAVLQGDIVWDYRIPFGVVIALVIAGCAAQSAFLLLSARVPLVAVLGTTACYLALVAGLEVPRWLGALPLVVGVAVFFLAAQRRAAAAIGWTLAVIGVAVGILSLWSTSTGAPPAVAWSFVLSSGLAFAAPVAGAAALGIWWARRMNRLRRARAELAAAAAEHEAELERARMRERARIAQELHDVAGQHLAGLLSLADAAVDIDVLDADQAAALIAEMRAEGRFASASLYAALRDLRAESDARAEPTLDLRFLDELLDYWSSRGMHVVARVHAAVDDLPAMVSTTAYRVVQEALTNACKHAPGAPVSVDVRVSPTSIRVAVGNEAGRASAPSDLPAGLGWGLTGMAERVDLLHGSLTAGPVSTGGWAVIMEAPLTAYEPTTPLLTP; from the coding sequence GTGCCGACGAGTGACGAAGATTCGAACCCCCGGATGGTGGATGCCGAGAGCTTCACCCGCGTCCTGAACCGTCCCCGGGCGATGGTGGCCTTCGTCGCCATCGTGTTCCTCGTCACCGTCGTCCAGGCGCTGTCCGACCCTCTCTCCGCCGTCCTCCAGGGCGACATCGTCTGGGATTACCGCATCCCGTTCGGTGTGGTGATCGCGCTCGTGATCGCCGGGTGCGCCGCGCAGAGCGCCTTCCTGCTCCTGTCCGCCCGGGTCCCCCTCGTCGCCGTGCTGGGGACGACTGCCTGCTACCTCGCTCTGGTCGCCGGGCTCGAGGTCCCGCGCTGGCTCGGCGCCCTCCCCCTCGTCGTCGGCGTGGCCGTGTTCTTCCTCGCCGCCCAGAGGCGCGCCGCGGCGGCCATCGGGTGGACGCTCGCGGTGATCGGCGTAGCCGTCGGCATCCTGTCCCTCTGGTCGACGTCCACCGGGGCGCCGCCCGCCGTCGCGTGGAGCTTCGTCCTGAGTTCCGGGCTCGCCTTCGCCGCCCCCGTGGCCGGTGCCGCAGCGCTCGGAATCTGGTGGGCTCGGCGCATGAACAGACTGCGGCGAGCGCGCGCAGAACTCGCCGCCGCCGCAGCCGAGCACGAGGCCGAGCTCGAGAGGGCGCGCATGCGCGAGCGGGCGCGCATCGCCCAAGAGCTGCACGACGTCGCCGGTCAGCATCTCGCCGGTCTCCTCTCCCTGGCTGACGCGGCGGTCGACATCGACGTGCTCGACGCCGATCAGGCCGCCGCCCTCATCGCCGAGATGCGCGCAGAGGGCCGTTTCGCCTCAGCCAGCCTCTATGCGGCGCTGCGCGACCTGCGCGCCGAGAGCGACGCGCGCGCCGAACCGACCCTCGACCTCCGCTTTCTCGACGAGCTGCTCGACTACTGGTCGTCGCGGGGGATGCACGTGGTCGCCCGCGTCCACGCGGCCGTCGACGACCTCCCCGCGATGGTCTCTACGACCGCCTACCGCGTCGTCCAGGAAGCCCTGACCAACGCCTGCAAGCACGCCCCCGGCGCGCCCGTGTCGGTCGACGTGCGCGTCTCGCCGACATCGATCAGAGTGGCCGTCGGCAACGAGGCCGGCCGGGCCTCCGCGCCCTCCGATCTCCCCGCCGGACTCGGGTGGGGCCTCACGGGAATGGCCGAGCGCGTCGACCTCCTGCACGGTTCCCTCACCGCGGGCCCCGTCTCGACGGGCGGATGGGCGGTCATCATGGAGGCACCTCTGACGGCCTACGAGCCCACGACCCCCCTTCTGACGCCGTGA
- a CDS encoding GNAT family N-acetyltransferase — MPHIELRDLGNHDRDAAFQAVSASTSAWPRAAFADRETFDAWAADDKVDAHVVVEDGSVVGVAAALDVDGDREILLAVSPSAHGDAPTEALGLLTAREAERPLYACVSADDEPSHAVLARIGFVEHGRDGDDVVYVLPPTLE, encoded by the coding sequence ATGCCCCACATCGAGCTGCGAGACCTTGGAAACCACGATCGGGATGCCGCTTTCCAGGCGGTGTCGGCGAGCACCTCCGCGTGGCCCCGAGCGGCGTTCGCGGATCGCGAGACCTTCGACGCATGGGCGGCGGACGACAAGGTCGACGCGCACGTCGTCGTCGAGGACGGCTCCGTGGTCGGGGTCGCCGCGGCGCTCGACGTCGACGGCGACCGCGAGATCCTCCTCGCCGTCTCTCCCTCCGCGCACGGCGACGCTCCCACCGAAGCCCTGGGTCTGCTCACGGCCCGCGAGGCGGAACGCCCCCTCTACGCGTGCGTGTCCGCCGACGACGAACCCTCGCACGCCGTCCTCGCCCGCATCGGTTTCGTCGAGCACGGGCGCGACGGCGACGACGTGGTCTACGTGCTGCCGCCGACGTTAGAGTGA
- a CDS encoding GntR family transcriptional regulator, whose translation MDSRRRASALVDEAYRALGEAIVDGRLQAGDRLRDVELATLMGISRTPVREALQRLERIGLVEVAANRYTRVAALTDRARHDMREYAAHTIAAAMHVALPRCTDEELLDTARFVEEMRSAESSEQYVRAVMDLASHLVDVSRNVVFQKTFLQLDLVLRRNLEGWTSVSDGTRETLFRHFHDQVARRDTNGATWTFLALHGFA comes from the coding sequence ATGGATAGTCGTCGGCGTGCTTCCGCCCTCGTCGACGAGGCCTACCGGGCCCTCGGCGAGGCGATCGTCGATGGTCGACTCCAGGCCGGCGACCGCCTGCGCGACGTCGAACTGGCAACCCTGATGGGGATCTCCCGCACCCCTGTGCGCGAGGCACTCCAGCGGCTCGAGCGGATCGGACTCGTCGAGGTCGCGGCCAACAGGTACACCCGGGTTGCGGCCCTCACCGACCGTGCCCGCCACGACATGCGCGAGTACGCCGCGCACACCATCGCGGCCGCGATGCACGTCGCCCTTCCCCGATGCACCGATGAGGAGCTCCTCGACACCGCACGCTTCGTCGAAGAGATGCGTTCCGCCGAATCTTCGGAGCAGTACGTGCGTGCGGTCATGGATCTGGCCTCGCACCTCGTGGACGTTTCACGCAATGTCGTCTTCCAGAAGACCTTCCTGCAGCTCGATCTCGTCCTCCGCCGCAACCTCGAGGGGTGGACGAGCGTCTCCGACGGCACCCGCGAGACGCTCTTCCGCCATTTCCACGACCAGGTCGCGCGCCGCGACACCAATGGCGCCACGTGGACGTTCCTCGCCCTGCACGGTTTCGCCTGA
- a CDS encoding cold-shock protein → MSTQGTVKWFNSEKGFGFIAPDDGSQDVFAHYSAIQSGGYRSLEENQRVEFEVAQGPKGLQAENIRPL, encoded by the coding sequence ATGAGCACGCAGGGCACGGTCAAGTGGTTCAACTCGGAAAAGGGCTTCGGCTTCATCGCGCCCGATGACGGCAGCCAGGACGTCTTCGCGCACTACAGCGCGATCCAGTCGGGCGGCTACCGCTCGCTCGAAGAGAACCAGCGTGTCGAGTTCGAGGTCGCCCAGGGCCCCAAGGGCCTGCAGGCGGAGAACATCCGCCCCCTCTGA